One uncultured Methanobrevibacter sp. DNA segment encodes these proteins:
- a CDS encoding Ni/Fe hydrogenase subunit alpha: protein MVKLTMEPVTRIEGHAKITVQLDDDGNVVDTKLHVMEFRGFEKFLQGRPIEEVARIVPRICGICDVQHHLAAAKATDQIFGFEDEKILPAAYKMREIMNWGSFMHSHALHFYFLAAPDLIIPDGTRKTRNVFQIIKDQPDIALQAIELRRNGLEIVRKIGGRPIHPTSSTPGGISTELDDETQKDLLQRAQRNVELAQATLDLAKPIFEEKMDLIKSLGYFGDTRHCGLVNDGVWDVYNGNVRIKDVDGSIYTEYKNLEYKDIVAEHVKPHSWLKFPYIKELGYPEGIYRVAPLSRINVADKMPDAAPLAQAAFEEFHDKFGYAQAPLLFHWARLIELLAAAECAADALDQDLSGEKFPEELERTAGEGAGIVEAARGTLIHNYACDDNGLVTEANIVVATIQNNPAMEMGIQQVAKDYIKPGVEVDDKIFNLMEMVIRAYDPCLSCATHTMDSQMRLAEVDIVDSEGNIIKKF, encoded by the coding sequence CGCTAAAATTACTGTACAGCTCGATGATGATGGAAATGTGGTAGATACAAAATTACACGTTATGGAATTCAGAGGTTTTGAAAAATTCTTACAAGGCCGTCCAATTGAAGAAGTAGCTAGAATTGTACCAAGAATCTGTGGTATTTGTGATGTTCAACACCACTTAGCAGCTGCAAAAGCTACTGATCAAATTTTCGGTTTTGAAGATGAAAAAATCTTACCTGCAGCATACAAAATGAGAGAAATTATGAACTGGGGTTCATTCATGCACTCCCACGCACTTCATTTCTACTTCTTAGCTGCACCAGATTTAATAATTCCTGACGGAACTAGAAAAACCAGAAATGTTTTCCAAATTATCAAAGATCAACCTGATATTGCACTCCAAGCAATTGAACTTAGGAGAAATGGTTTAGAAATTGTAAGAAAAATCGGTGGTCGTCCAATTCACCCAACTTCCTCTACTCCTGGAGGTATTTCAACTGAATTAGATGATGAAACTCAAAAAGATTTATTACAAAGAGCTCAAAGAAACGTAGAATTAGCACAAGCTACTCTTGACTTAGCTAAACCAATCTTTGAAGAAAAAATGGACTTAATCAAATCTTTAGGTTACTTTGGTGACACCAGACACTGTGGTCTTGTAAATGATGGTGTATGGGATGTTTACAACGGTAATGTAAGAATTAAAGATGTTGATGGTAGTATTTACACTGAATACAAAAACTTAGAATACAAAGATATTGTTGCTGAACATGTAAAACCTCACTCCTGGTTAAAATTCCCATATATTAAAGAATTAGGATATCCTGAAGGTATTTACAGAGTAGCACCATTATCTAGGATTAACGTTGCTGATAAAATGCCAGATGCAGCACCTCTTGCACAAGCTGCATTTGAAGAATTCCATGACAAATTTGGATATGCACAAGCACCATTATTATTCCACTGGGCTAGACTTATTGAATTATTAGCAGCTGCTGAATGTGCTGCTGATGCATTAGACCAAGATTTATCTGGTGAAAAATTCCCAGAAGAATTAGAAAGAACTGCTGGTGAAGGTGCAGGTATTGTAGAAGCTGCTCGTGGTACTTTAATACACAACTATGCATGTGATGACAATGGTTTAGTAACTGAAGCTAACATTGTTGTAGCTACTATTCAAAACAACCCTGCTATGGAAATGGGTATTCAACAAGTAGCTAAAGATTACATCAAACCTGGTGTAGAAGTAGACGATAAAATATTCAACTTAATGGAAATGGTTATCAGAGCATACGACCCATGTTTATCTTGTGCAACTCATACTATGGATAGCCAAATGAGATTAGCTGAAGTAGATATTGTAGACAGTGAAGGAAACATCATTAAAAAATTCTAA
- a CDS encoding 4Fe-4S binding protein, which produces MIVFNEDGCIRCGACEGTCPTSAIDVTPTSIIHCDTCGGEPKCADVCPEGALKVETYSIAEDAEDQVRLVFNSTLCNSCGKCAEACPQDTIKLTGNDLMGVEGFCVMCQKCVDICPVEVIGIPGIVEPKGEPIDLEGKGPIYINNCVGCGTCVDPCPVDAITLDEIGGTITIADDVCIKCGLCSQTCPWNAVFISEKKPAKRGKDIKAFDLELAKCIGCNTCVEACPGNFIKANNANLSVLLPDACAACKLCVELCPTDALNMNVEWADGIPADTEGLGYDAEKCDFIGACANKCPTEAIRVVTNSGMLCPALEETDAEPSFTSCIRCGACAAVCSNDALSVGTIEKVINGETVSRDRIEFNPYKCNECGDCIEACPYNMLHATGNDKFPIMGFCTLCGQCIEACPKHALYDA; this is translated from the coding sequence ATGATAGTATTTAATGAAGATGGCTGTATAAGGTGTGGTGCTTGTGAAGGTACCTGCCCAACCTCAGCTATTGATGTAACACCTACTTCCATTATTCACTGTGATACTTGTGGTGGAGAACCAAAATGTGCTGATGTTTGTCCTGAAGGTGCATTAAAAGTAGAAACCTATTCTATTGCAGAAGATGCTGAAGATCAAGTAAGATTAGTTTTCAATTCTACTTTATGTAACTCCTGTGGTAAATGTGCTGAAGCTTGCCCACAAGACACTATTAAACTTACAGGAAACGACTTAATGGGAGTTGAAGGTTTCTGTGTAATGTGTCAAAAATGTGTAGACATTTGTCCGGTTGAAGTAATTGGTATTCCAGGTATTGTAGAACCTAAAGGCGAACCTATTGACCTTGAAGGTAAAGGACCTATTTACATTAATAATTGTGTAGGTTGTGGAACTTGTGTAGATCCATGTCCTGTTGATGCAATTACTCTTGATGAAATTGGTGGAACAATAACTATTGCTGATGATGTTTGTATTAAATGTGGTTTATGTTCCCAAACTTGTCCTTGGAATGCAGTATTCATATCTGAGAAAAAACCTGCAAAACGTGGAAAAGACATTAAAGCTTTCGATTTAGAATTAGCTAAATGTATTGGATGTAACACTTGTGTTGAAGCATGTCCAGGTAACTTTATTAAAGCTAATAATGCTAATTTATCTGTATTGCTTCCAGATGCATGTGCTGCATGTAAATTATGTGTAGAACTTTGTCCTACTGATGCATTAAATATGAATGTTGAATGGGCTGATGGAATTCCTGCAGATACTGAAGGATTAGGTTATGATGCTGAAAAATGTGACTTTATTGGTGCATGTGCTAATAAATGTCCTACTGAAGCAATTCGTGTAGTAACTAACTCTGGTATGTTATGCCCAGCATTAGAAGAAACTGATGCAGAACCATCTTTTACAAGTTGTATTAGATGTGGAGCATGTGCAGCAGTATGTTCAAATGATGCTTTATCTGTTGGAACAATAGAAAAAGTTATTAATGGCGAAACTGTATCTAGAGATAGGATAGAATTCAACCCATACAAATGTAATGAATGTGGTGACTGTATCGAAGCATGTCCATATAATATGCTCCATGCAACAGGTAATGATAAATTCCCAATCATGGGATTCTGTACTTTATGTGGTCAATGTATCGAAGCATGTCCTAAACACGCATTATATGATGCATAG
- the pyrC gene encoding dihydroorotase family protein: protein MDTILENCKLLNKPGNFYIGIKNGKIGKISKIPFEGSKKIDIKEKLLLPGFIDPHVHFRDPGLTQKEDFKTGSLSAANGGFTTVIDMPNTLPQTNTYKALKEKIKIADKKSVVNYELQAGWNTLKEMEKIITLNPISFKIFMDLEDDNTLEQIFEDLKTLKETTSYNGLVATHCENKTIVNEETNKLKQKEENIPIDYSYGRPAKAEDKSVKQAIELANKNDLKLHICHLSSKKSLELAKSNNISYEFTPHHLLLNNNAYNTYGTMIKTNPPLRTTTDKININDIDEKSIIGTDHAPHTLEDKNHGVWSSSPGIPGLETVVPLLLTQVNKGNLDLKLIPKILSENAAKTYHLKNKGSIAIGKDADFTVIDLKKEGKFNIENFKTKAEYSPFDGQKYIGESVMTIIDGKVIINKI from the coding sequence ATGGACACTATACTTGAAAATTGTAAATTATTAAATAAACCTGGAAATTTCTATATCGGAATTAAAAATGGAAAAATAGGCAAAATATCCAAAATTCCATTTGAAGGAAGTAAAAAAATTGATATTAAAGAAAAATTACTTCTTCCAGGATTTATTGACCCTCATGTTCATTTTAGAGATCCGGGATTAACTCAAAAAGAAGATTTTAAAACAGGTAGCTTAAGTGCCGCAAATGGTGGATTTACAACAGTTATAGATATGCCAAATACTCTCCCACAAACAAACACATACAAAGCATTGAAAGAAAAAATAAAAATTGCTGATAAAAAAAGTGTTGTGAATTATGAACTTCAAGCAGGATGGAATACACTAAAAGAAATGGAAAAAATAATCACATTAAATCCAATATCTTTTAAAATATTTATGGATTTGGAAGATGATAACACTTTAGAACAAATATTTGAAGATTTAAAAACATTAAAAGAAACTACTTCATATAATGGTCTTGTAGCTACACATTGTGAAAATAAAACTATTGTAAACGAAGAAACTAATAAATTAAAACAAAAAGAAGAAAACATTCCAATCGATTATAGTTATGGAAGACCTGCTAAAGCAGAAGACAAATCAGTAAAACAAGCTATTGAATTAGCTAACAAAAATGATTTAAAATTACACATATGTCATTTAAGTTCTAAAAAATCATTAGAACTAGCTAAATCCAATAATATAAGCTATGAATTTACACCCCACCATTTACTATTAAATAATAATGCATATAACACTTATGGAACAATGATTAAAACAAATCCTCCTTTAAGAACAACAACAGATAAAATAAATATTAATGATATTGATGAAAAATCAATTATTGGAACTGATCATGCTCCTCACACATTAGAAGATAAAAATCATGGAGTGTGGAGTTCTTCACCAGGAATTCCTGGACTTGAAACAGTAGTTCCACTTTTATTAACTCAAGTTAACAAAGGAAATCTTGATTTAAAATTAATTCCAAAAATATTATCTGAAAATGCTGCAAAAACTTATCATTTAAAAAATAAAGGATCAATAGCTATTGGAAAAGATGCTGATTTTACAGTTATTGATTTGAAAAAAGAAGGTAAATTTAATATTGAAAATTTTAAAACAAAAGCAGAGTACTCTCCATTTGATGGTCAAAAATATATTGGTGAATCAGTAATGACTATAATTGATGGTAAAGTAATAATAAATAAAATCTAA
- a CDS encoding right-handed parallel beta-helix repeat-containing protein, producing the protein MNFKLKILILGLLFVLCVNSVSAVDSLNNMTLDNNVVLDDFNYVVDSTILIDSDISIESKDIATVSANNGNSIFNISSGGKLTLSNLNLTGAKGINGGAIYNEGTLILNNCIFVNNKASFGGAIYNNGTLILNNCTFKSNVASVSGGAIYNLQDGSTIKNSNFIENYAKISNGILKGGAIANFANNFTVDNCSFVENHVFNTNWYKNGKMYGGAIYNYGDNLLVRNSKFIKNYIYGYTNNMNKNVDLSDKYGGAIYSNASVSIFTNNEFDSNEIYAMLSSYVTEKIYLSNKGIASAISAYNKVFIINNTFSNNSAASAPIDINGGEGCLILNNTFINNNARSLAQSMWLSGNNMVISGNTFYRDGNATDKGYFEDPSYWEVFEILIDGGVNNTIAFNYFENSNGVHYLNAIGEDKTANLTISNNIFNNSRKSISVEHGNNVDITSNIFINSTYAIDTYTGRYINIKNNYFYGGGSDGNSHQGYVNINSHFTVISGNVFRKVGNNDSLGPIIAIMVVDNVTITGNSFIENTVAQGNGIIYSLFGGFYYIDGKTDVDGPLGNVEVNNNYFANNSLNGGALFESIASKINIVRNIIENNNGLMILANDTYYQIQYVNFTDNEIKDFTGNIGDYIYLYNSKNFNGSDNKKYMGESSSFINKIFDFIKDLWDDFFKGKDSIKDPTKVDDNKNISNSTSEITNNTDIDNSTTNITNNTEINNTNVSNSTSNNTEIIDNTTNTDNSTSDVNNTTIPDNNTSEDNTKKNDDSTSEGNGKNTEFDNNVTDSDSDSDVGDSLNMLPSYSHSDETNNGNPSESKSIKSNVGAGQASPRSPGASSSPEAHEIEKSNVSKNIDDNNYLIFFIVVIVVIFALLVVGYKKK; encoded by the coding sequence ATGAACTTTAAATTAAAGATTTTAATTTTAGGATTGTTGTTTGTGTTATGTGTTAATTCAGTTTCTGCAGTTGATTCTTTGAATAATATGACATTAGATAATAATGTCGTGTTGGATGATTTTAATTATGTTGTTGATAGTACTATTTTAATTGATAGTGATATTTCAATTGAATCTAAGGATATTGCTACTGTTTCAGCTAATAATGGAAATAGTATTTTTAATATTTCTAGTGGTGGTAAGTTAACTTTATCTAACTTAAATTTAACAGGTGCTAAAGGAATCAATGGTGGTGCTATTTACAATGAAGGTACTTTAATATTAAATAATTGTATTTTTGTAAATAATAAAGCTAGTTTTGGTGGTGCTATTTACAATAATGGAACATTGATTTTAAATAATTGTACTTTTAAATCTAATGTTGCTTCAGTTAGTGGTGGAGCCATATATAATCTTCAAGATGGATCAACTATTAAAAATTCTAATTTCATTGAAAATTATGCAAAAATTAGTAATGGTATTTTGAAAGGTGGTGCAATAGCTAACTTTGCTAATAATTTTACTGTTGATAACTGCTCTTTTGTAGAAAATCATGTATTTAATACTAATTGGTATAAAAATGGAAAAATGTATGGTGGAGCTATTTATAACTATGGAGATAATTTATTAGTTAGAAATTCTAAATTTATTAAAAACTATATTTATGGGTACACAAATAATATGAATAAAAATGTGGATTTATCTGATAAATATGGTGGAGCTATTTACTCAAACGCATCTGTTTCAATTTTTACAAATAATGAATTTGATTCAAATGAAATATATGCTATGTTATCTTCTTATGTCACTGAAAAGATATATTTAAGTAATAAAGGTATAGCTAGTGCTATTTCAGCATATAATAAAGTATTCATAATTAATAATACATTTTCAAATAACTCTGCAGCAAGTGCTCCTATAGATATTAATGGTGGTGAAGGTTGTCTTATTTTAAATAATACTTTTATTAATAATAATGCACGATCTCTTGCACAATCCATGTGGCTTAGTGGAAATAATATGGTTATTAGTGGAAATACTTTTTATAGAGATGGAAATGCTACTGATAAAGGTTATTTTGAAGATCCTAGTTATTGGGAAGTTTTTGAAATATTAATTGATGGTGGAGTAAATAATACAATTGCATTTAATTATTTCGAAAATTCTAATGGTGTTCATTATCTTAATGCTATAGGTGAAGATAAAACTGCGAATTTAACTATTAGTAATAATATATTTAATAATTCCAGGAAATCTATTTCTGTAGAACATGGAAATAATGTTGATATAACTTCAAATATATTTATAAATTCCACTTATGCAATTGATACTTACACTGGAAGATATATTAATATTAAAAATAATTATTTCTATGGTGGAGGTTCTGATGGTAATTCTCATCAAGGATATGTTAATATAAATTCTCATTTCACGGTTATTTCAGGAAATGTCTTTAGAAAAGTGGGTAATAATGATAGTTTAGGTCCTATAATTGCTATTATGGTAGTTGATAATGTTACAATTACTGGCAATTCTTTTATTGAAAATACTGTTGCACAGGGTAATGGAATTATTTATTCATTATTCGGTGGATTTTATTATATTGATGGTAAAACTGATGTTGATGGTCCTTTAGGTAATGTTGAAGTTAATAATAATTATTTTGCAAATAATTCTCTTAATGGTGGGGCATTATTTGAATCTATAGCTTCGAAAATTAATATTGTGAGAAATATTATTGAAAATAATAATGGTTTAATGATTTTAGCTAATGACACATATTACCAAATTCAATATGTCAATTTCACTGATAATGAAATTAAAGATTTTACTGGAAATATTGGGGATTATATTTATCTTTATAATTCTAAAAATTTCAATGGATCTGATAATAAAAAATACATGGGAGAAAGTAGCTCATTTATAAATAAAATATTTGATTTTATTAAAGATTTATGGGATGACTTTTTCAAAGGTAAAGATTCTATTAAAGATCCAACTAAAGTTGATGACAATAAGAATATAAGTAATTCTACATCTGAAATTACGAATAATACTGATATTGATAATTCTACAACTAACATTACGAATAATACTGAAATTAATAATACAAATGTAAGTAATTCTACATCTAACAACACAGAAATTATTGATAATACTACAAATACAGATAATTCCACATCTGATGTCAATAACACAACCATTCCAGATAATAATACTTCTGAAGATAATACTAAAAAGAATGATGATTCTACATCTGAAGGCAATGGTAAAAATACTGAATTTGATAATAATGTTACAGACTCAGATAGTGATTCTGATGTTGGTGATAGTTTAAATATGTTGCCTTCATATAGTCACAGTGATGAAACTAATAATGGAAATCCTAGTGAATCTAAATCTATAAAATCAAATGTTGGTGCAGGTCAAGCTAGTCCACGTTCACCTGGTGCTTCTTCTTCACCAGAAGCTCATGAAATTGAAAAATCCAATGTTTCTAAAAATATTGATGATAATAATTATTTGATATTTTTTATTGTGGTTATTGTGGTCATTTTTGCATTGTTAGTTGTTGGATATAAGAAAAAATAA